Within the Burkholderia mayonis genome, the region GTCAGTCAGCGCGGGACGCATCCAGTCGTCGCCGGCCGTCGCCGAATAGCCTTCGTTGAAGATCAGGTAGATCACTTCGAGCACCGAAGCAAGCCGCGACGCGCGCTCCGGCGCGCGCGGCACCTCGAACGGCACCTTCGCCGCCGACAACGTGCGCTTCGCGCGCACGATCCGCTGTGCGATCGTCGGCTCGGGCGTGAGGAACGCGCGCGCGATCTCGCCCGTCGTCAGCCCGCCCAGCAGGCGCAGCGTGAGCGCGACGCGCGCGTCGGTCGACAGCACCGGATGGCACGCAGTGAACACGAGCCGCAGCAGATCGTCGCCGATGTCGTCGTCGCGCGCCGCTTCGAGCACGTCGACGACGTCCGGCGCCACGTGTGCGCCGAGCGCGTCGAGATCGAGGCCGATCTGCTCGCGCTTGCGCGCATGCAGCGCGTTCTGTCGCAGGTGATCGAGCGCGCGGCGCTTCGCGGCCGTCATCAGCCATGCGCCCGGATTCTCCGGCACGCCGTCGCGCGGCCAGTGCTCGAGCGCGGCGACGAGCGCGTCCTGCGCAAGCTCCTCGGCGGCGCCGACGTCGCGCACGAGCCGCGCGACGTGCGCGATGATTCTTGCCGCCTCGATCCGCCAGACGGCATCGATCGCGCGATGAACGGCGGCGTCCGTCATGCGCGCCCTTCCGCGAGCGCCTTCAGGTTCGCGAGCCCCGCGGTGAAATCCGCACCGATCATCTTGTCGATGCTGAAGAACACCTGCATCAGCTTCGACAGGAACGGCGACGGGCCGCGCATCGCCCACGTGACGACCGTCGCGTCGCCGTCCGGCCGCAGCGTGAATTCCGCGACGTCGTGCGCCTCGAACGGCTTCACGAAATCGAGCCGCATCGTCACGTGCGACGGCGCTTCGAGCTCGGTGATCTCGAAGCGCCCGACGCCGACCTTATCGCTCGTCCACGCATAGCTCGCGCCGACACCGGACGT harbors:
- a CDS encoding RNA polymerase sigma factor, whose product is MTDAAVHRAIDAVWRIEAARIIAHVARLVRDVGAAEELAQDALVAALEHWPRDGVPENPGAWLMTAAKRRALDHLRQNALHARKREQIGLDLDALGAHVAPDVVDVLEAARDDDIGDDLLRLVFTACHPVLSTDARVALTLRLLGGLTTGEIARAFLTPEPTIAQRIVRAKRTLSAAKVPFEVPRAPERASRLASVLEVIYLIFNEGYSATAGDDWMRPALTDEALRLGRVLAELAPDESEVHGLVALMEIQASRMHARTDAQGRPVLLLDQDRSRWDPLLIRRGLAALARSEALGGASGPYALQAALAACHARARSADDTEWAQIVALYDALAQVAPSPVVELNRAVAVGMAFGPAAGLEIVDALAADPALARYHWLPSVRGDLLAKLGRRDEAQAEFRRAADMTLNAREREMLLARAMER
- a CDS encoding SRPBCC family protein — protein: MVEIVVIACAAAVALALLLMLYAASRPGTFRVERSARIDANAERIFPYVADLHRFNTWNPYERKDPALRGEYGAVTSGVGASYAWTSDKVGVGRFEITELEAPSHVTMRLDFVKPFEAHDVAEFTLRPDGDATVVTWAMRGPSPFLSKLMQVFFSIDKMIGADFTAGLANLKALAEGRA